From Bombyx mori chromosome 3, ASM3026992v2, the proteins below share one genomic window:
- the LOC101741422 gene encoding serine/threonine-protein kinase RIO3 produces the protein MSNPWKKVTAPVEAQKLSDIMSEEFARDLQVREEIKFAEHLSEHHVGTSNEVPVELLQEIESCNAKEYCDSDAIIAKVLQCQFDREHDDEIKRVEKKRNGDAKVSVSYDNYRNVPSHLIYDSEDDDDFEGDKKDWDRFETNEKEFASLPKRGFIIKDGAMVTKHDSVITGRRNACKVMAFPPEVCTGDGAGFDMKLSNSVFNHLKEQTRYHNTRKHKMLDRKESQATAEMGLDEPTRLILFKLINNGVLEDINGVISTGKESVVLHANGDTTYPDLDVPRECAIKVFKTTLNEFKTRDKYIEADYRFKDRFSKQNPRKIVHMWAEKEMHNMMRLQKIGLNCPDMICLKKHILLMSFIGKDNKPAPKLRDIILRSDKWHSVYNEVVESMHKMYNVGHLIHADLSEYNILWWDNKCWFIDVSQSVQPDHPNGLEFLLRDCRNIVNFFEKKGVSHVQTAEELFKSITGFNEVDVNLLEGVHTTYNSLACRFEIAPDDNRNVSYPFEYCWQKTNEEKAKSDKSDDNEEDEFEEMWNHAAKSKTVDSAANFGNEVKIDNEITSTASKTSDCRDIIDDESCFGNEFKGTIPTNSDGDTSSSRVEKKS, from the exons ATGTCGAATCCTTGGAAAAAAGTGACAGCACCAGTAGAGGCGCAGAAGCTGTCGGATATCATGTCTGAAGAATTTGCAAGAGACCTTCAGGTTAGAGAAGAGATAAAATTTGCAGAACATCTCTCTGAGCACCATGTCGGCACCTCTAATGAAGTTCCAGTTGAGTTGTTACAAGAAATAGAAAGCTGCAACGCAAAGGAATATTGTGACTCTGACGCGATTATTGCAAAAGTTTTGCAATGTCAGTTCGACAGAGAACACGATGACGAAATCAAACGCGTAGAGAAAAAACGTAATGGAGATGCTAAAGTATCCGTTTCCTATGATAATTACCGCAACGTACCATCGCATTTGATTTACGACTCTGAAGACGACGATGACTTTGAGGGCGATAAGAAAGACTGGGATCGCTTCGAAACAAACGAAAAGGAATTCGCAAGCCTTCCGAAACGCGGATTTATCATAAAAGATGGAGCAATGGTCACCAAACACGACAGTGTTATCACTGGAAGGCGGAATGCTTGTAAAGTTATGGCATTCCCTCCGGAAGTATGCACTGGAGATGGCGCTGGCTTCGATATGAAACTCTCCAATTCTGTATTTAATCATTTGAAAGAACAGACGAGATATCACAATACACGTAAACATAAAATGTTGGACAGAAAGGAGAGTCAAGCTACAGCCGAAATGGGCCTGGATGAGCCTACTAGATTGATACTATTCAAACTTATTAACAATGGGGTATTAGAGGATATCAATGGTGTCATCTCAACAGGAAAGGAGTCTGTTGTTCTACATGCTAATGGTGACACAACTTATCCTGACTTAGATGTACCTAGAGAATGTGCTATTAAAGTCTTCAAAACAACTCTTAACGAGTTCAAAACTCGAGACAAATACATAGAAGCCGATTATAGATTCAAAGATCGCTTCTCGAAACAAAATCCAAGAAAAATTGTACACATGTGGGCTGAGAAGGAGATGCACAACATGATGCGCTTGCAGAAGATAGGATTGAACTGTCCGGATATGATCTGCTTGAAGAAACATATACTTTTAATGTCATTTATTGGGAAGGATAACAAGCCAGCCCCCAAGCTAAGAGACATAATCTTAAGGTCAGATAAATGGCACAGTGTTTACAATGAGGTTGTGGAGAGTATGCATAAAATGTACAATGTTGGTCATCTGATTCATGCTGATCTATCAGAGTATAACATTCTCTGGTGGGATAATAAATGCTGGTTTATTGATGTTTCTCAGTCTGTGCAACCTGACCACCCTAACGGGTTGGAGTTTTTACTTCGAGATTGTCGTAATATTGTCAAT TTCTTTGAAAAAAAGGGGGTCTCACATGTGCAAACTGCAGAAGaactttttaaatcaataaccgGCTTTAATGAAGTTGATGTGAACTTATTGGAAGGAGTTCAtaccacatacaattctctggCATGCCGATTTGAAATCGCCCCCGATGATAATCGAAACGTTAGCTATCCATTTGAATATTGTTGGCAGAAAACCAATGAAGAGAAAGCTAAAAGTGATAAAAGTGATGATAATGAAGAAGATGAATTTGAGGAAATGTGGAATCATGCTGCCAAAAGTAAAACTGTTGATAGTGCTGCCAATTTTGGTAATGAAGTCAAGATTGACAATGAAATAACTTCAACAGCTTCTAAAACCTCTGATTGTAGAGATATTATCGATGATGAATCATGTTTTGGTAATGAATTTAAGGGTACTATACCCACAAATTCAGACGGAGACACCTCTAGTAGTAGAGTAGAGAAAAAGTCTTAA
- the LOC101741560 gene encoding uncharacterized protein LOC101741560: MSTDLNSSFTEQYMNINTKMKKRFMRKPNVSEATNEFIALAIQCEHSEQPTFAGHSYVGAAKCEASVGNFLGEAEHYISAARQFIKAEMKLKSMKFYSPERENLEAGIGCFLQALNKYPEKSPIRTSLLMELASNLSTLGHKAEAISYYQQALDTVVDYTMKLMALWNLMILQIDSEKFSMALETSNTICDSKLNIPEDLLTEVQVTRILLAILVKPADEDKPSSLKQVFFDLMNDIETEALPLSTDLRLKLQSITVSEQEGDMTSLVALLADTEEHLVPHQTQLLHHIISKQRLDHLGLT, translated from the exons ATGTCTACTGATTTAAACTCCAGTTTCACAGAACAATACATGAACATcaatacaaaaatgaaaaa GCGTTTCATGCGGAAGCCAAATGTTTCTGAAGCAACAAATGAGTTTATAGCACTAGCGATACAATGTGAACATTCTGAACAGCCAACGTTTGCAGGGCATTCTTATGTGGGCGCTGCGAAATGCGAGGCCTCGGTGGGAAATTTCCTTGGTGAAGCAGAGCACTATATCTCTGCAGCCAGACAATTCATTAAAGCTGAGATGAAACTGAAGTCAATGAAATTCTACAGTCCCGAAAGAGAGAATTTAGAA GCTGGTATAGGATGTTTTCTACAAGCACTGAACAAATATCCAGAAAAGTCACCCATTCGCACATCACTACTGATGGAATTAGCTAGCAACCTGTCCACCCTGGGACATAAAGCGGAGGCTATATCATACTACCAACAAGCACTGGATACTGTTGTGGATTATACTATGAAGTTGATGGCATTGTGGAATTTAATGATTTTACAGATTGACAGTG AAAAGTTCAGCATGGCACTTGAAACTTCAAACACAATATGTGACTCCAAACTGAATATTCCTGAAGACCTCCTCACAga agTTCAAGTAACCAGGATACTGTTAGCAATTCTCGTGAAACCAGCCGATGAGGACAAGCCATCTTCATTGAAACAAGTATTTTTTGATCTAATGAATGATATAGAAACTGAAG CTCTACCTCTGAGTACGGACCTGCGGTTGAAACTGCAGTCAATAACAGTGAGCGAGCAGGAGGGAGATATGACGTCATTGGTTGCACTATTGGCCGACACGGAAGAGCACCTAGTTCCACACCAGACACAATTACTGCACCACATTATTTCTAAACAAAGGCTCGATCATTTGGGTCTTACATAA